GCGCACCGTCTGCCGGATTGACCTCTTAAGCATCAAGGCGCGCCGCAAGCGGCGCGCAGCGCGCCCCGGGCTTACGACCTGCCGGCCGACGCCCTCCGCCGCGCGCACCATCTGCGTACTGCCGATCCCCGAACCGCTCACTCCACCAACAGGCCCGATGTGGCGATCGGGCTAAGGCCGGCGGTTTGGCCCCGTCCCCCTGGCCGCTCGATCGTACGGCCAGCACGCCACGCATCAAGAGCGCCTACGGCGTCCCTACGGGATCGGCAAGCCGACTCTTGACCCGCACCGCGCTGACCTGGGTTGGCAGCTATCAGGAGGACGGGGCAGGTGTGGCGTACGTGCTCGCTACCCTGAGCGCCATGGGACAGGATATGCGGCACTTCGAGGTCGAGGTTGGCGACGATGACCCCGAAAGGCTCTGGATAGTGCTGGCGGCAACCGAGGCCGCAGCGTTGGAGGCCGCCAAGCAATATCGGCACAATGTTGACATTGCGGTTTCAGGCGAGCACACGACCGGCAAGCTGTTCCGGGACAGCGCGGCAGAAGCCAAGGAGACCATGGACCGGTACGGCTTCAGGCCGGGCACCGTCCGCCTCTACATCCGGCAGGTCAAGGAAGAGCGCGCCCTTCCCTGGGTTGAGGCGGGTAAGTATGTGTACGACAACAAGGTCAAAGTCCAGGTGCTCAATGGTACCGAGGTCGAGGTCAACGGCGTCTTTACTCTGCTTCAGAACGCAGTTCAGGCAGCCCTACAACTGGACAAGTCCTCAACTGCTGTGCCGGTCGTCGCCAGCCAGCGATTGAGCTTGCAGCGCCGAGCCTGGCGCCTGGCGACAACCCACCCCCTGATTGTGACCGTAGTTGGCGGCGTAGCGGCAGTTGTGATCGCGGCTTGGCTCGGGTTCGGAAACCCTTAGATCGTGCTAACAGAGTTGCTAACAAGGAGGTGGACTGGGACAGACGGCGGTAGACCTGGTGCCCCTCTCCTCCACCTGGTTGCCGGTCGTTTGGATGGCCGTAGACACCCTTCGCTCGACTCGTAATGAGAAGGTCGTCGGTTCGATTCCGACAGGCGGCTCCACCAAAGTGTATGAGTCCGGGTCATCCTTGACAGGTTGGCTTGGGCTCTTGCTTTACGTGGCTCCGGTAGATGCTTGACGGTGGTTTCGGTTGTTTCTTGACACTCGACTCATGTTGCAGGAGTTGAGCGTGCAAGAGCAGAAGTACCAGGCGGTACTCGCGGTGTTGGCTGACGGACGGTCGGTGTCCGAGGTCGCCGAGCAGTGGGGAGTGTCACGCCAGTCGGTGCACGCCTGGCTGCGCCGTTACGAGGACGAAGGTCTCGCGGGTTTGGCGCCGCGTTCGCGCCGGCCGGGGTCGTGCCCGCATCAGCTCGGCGGGGTGGTCGAGGCCAGGATCTTGGAACTGCGCCGGGTGCATCCGGGCTGGGGTCCGCGCCGGATCCTGTACGACTTGCAGCACGACCCGGGCCTGGCTGAGCTGGACGGTGTGGTGGTGCCGTCGCGGTCGGGGATCTACCGGGCGCTGGTCCGCGCCGGAGCGATCGACCCGCAGGCCCGGCGGCGCCGCGACGAGCACTGGCGCCGCTGGGAACGGGCAGAGCCGATGGAGCTGTGGCAGATGGACGTGGTCGGCGGCTTCGAGCTGGCCGACGGGCGCCGGGCCAAGGCGCTGACCGGGATCGACGACCACTCCCGGTACTGCGTCTGCGCCTGGCTGATGCCGCGTGAGACCGCACCGCGCGTGTGCGACGGGCTCGCCGCCGCGATGCGCCTGTACGGCGTCCCCGAAGAGATCCTGACCGACAACGGCAAGGTGTTCACCGGCCGGTTCAACCACCCGCCCGCGGAGGTGCTGTTCGACCGGATCTGCCGCGAGAACGGCATCATCCACCGGCTCACCGAACCACGTTCGCCCACGACCACCGGCAAGGTCGAGCGCTTCCACCGTACCCTGCGTGCCGAGTTCCGCACCGACCGGATCTTCCCCGACCTGGCCACCGCCCAGACCGAGCTCGACGCCTGGGTCACCACCTACAACCATGACCGGCCGCACCAAGGCATCGGCATGATCCCGCCCGTCGAACGCTTCCAACGCCGCACCGAACCCACCCGCGTCCCCACAGCGCCCCTCGAGGACCGCACCGGCGACGACTGGATCGCCCGCCGCGCCGGCTCCAACGGCGTCATCTCCGTCTCGTGGCAACAAATCTGCCTCGGCAAAGCCGCCGCCGGCCACAACGTCGACGTCCACGTCACCCACCAACTCCTCCACATCTGGGACGGCCCCCAACTCCTCAAAACCGTCCCCCGCACCACCCAAGGCGACGTGCGAAAGAAGCACGCGTCCATCCCCAGAACCCAGGACTAATCTCAAACCATGGTGTCAACCAACAACCGAAGCCACCACGTCAACCATCACCCGGAGCCAAACAGCGGCTCCACCAAAGGCCCTCTGACCAGGCAAAACGCCTGAGTCAGAGGGCCTTCGACTCGAACCGGATCCGCCAGGTACACACAGAAGTACACAAAGCCGGGCTGGGTCCAGAAGTATCCGCACAGGTGTAGGCCGCAACCGGTGTGCGAGCGTTGGCCCCTCCACGCGTGTATGAGCGCTCTCGGACTGTGACCGGAGTGCATGCCCTCGGAGAGCCTTGGAGCTGTCGGGCCGTGCTGGGGCTGCTCGTGGCCTCATCCTGGCGCCACTGGCCCTGCTGATATCCCTTGGCCCCAGGTCGGGCAAGGGCTCCGAATGGCACGGTTGCGGTCACGCTCGGGCGGTGGGGCCATCGTTGATGGCACCCGAGAAGAGCCCCAGGCCATTCCTAGGGCTCAGACGAGTGTCCGAGCCCTGTCTGCGCATGCCCGATTCTCTCGACGGATGCGCCAGATCGGGATGGATAGTGACGCCGCTGCTTGCCCTTGACTGGGCTGTGTACCGTCATCTGTGGCAAGGGGCCCGGGACCGTACCTGAGCATCCACCAGATCTCTTCGAGACACGGAGCGCGGGATTGTGCCTGCGCCACCGTCTCTGTCCCCGTACCTCGTTCCCGTCTTCGGGGTGTCATGCGCCGAGGCAGAAGGAAACCTGTGACGATCTATTCCCAGCACCCAAACCGTGGCAAGGTCCAGATCCTCGCCACCTACCAAGGACCGAGCGGCGTCCTCTCCACAACGGTCACCAGCGTCGAAAACCAGGCTGTGGCCGGCCCAATCGTCGACGCGCTGAACCGCGTCTCGGCGTACACGACCGTGCCGGTAAGCGTCCAAGACGAGCGAGACGACCGCTACCGTCGTTATCCCACCGACCACATCGAGGCGCTCGTGGATCCGGAGGCCCGTCTCGCGCTGCGAGTCGGCGCGCATAGCCTCTGGTACCAGCACATCATGTTGCGTCTTGGCTATGCCCTCAAGGATCTGGACGAGGCGACA
The genomic region above belongs to Kribbella solani and contains:
- a CDS encoding IS481 family transposase translates to MQELSVQEQKYQAVLAVLADGRSVSEVAEQWGVSRQSVHAWLRRYEDEGLAGLAPRSRRPGSCPHQLGGVVEARILELRRVHPGWGPRRILYDLQHDPGLAELDGVVVPSRSGIYRALVRAGAIDPQARRRRDEHWRRWERAEPMELWQMDVVGGFELADGRRAKALTGIDDHSRYCVCAWLMPRETAPRVCDGLAAAMRLYGVPEEILTDNGKVFTGRFNHPPAEVLFDRICRENGIIHRLTEPRSPTTTGKVERFHRTLRAEFRTDRIFPDLATAQTELDAWVTTYNHDRPHQGIGMIPPVERFQRRTEPTRVPTAPLEDRTGDDWIARRAGSNGVISVSWQQICLGKAAAGHNVDVHVTHQLLHIWDGPQLLKTVPRTTQGDVRKKHASIPRTQD